A genomic segment from Gopherus evgoodei ecotype Sinaloan lineage chromosome 6, rGopEvg1_v1.p, whole genome shotgun sequence encodes:
- the LOC115653287 gene encoding uncharacterized protein LOC115653287 isoform X2: protein MVLSMALFCQALQRPQGPVTFEEVAVYFTREEWALLDPRGVSCRRKILSVVFRSMKKEREWKVLIMDHPSTRILSSCCKMSDIVDEGITPCPEPLFKELRKSRITKAIRTVKEINMAFLPYESQGPTRTERTSRRRRRNGWMWLQRRLLSTSSKSSSSAEKGAGRGPAAHVPSRHPPHMSRCTEKRQDTLEPHWCPNMK, encoded by the exons ATGGTACTGAGCATGGCCCTGTTCTGCCAGGCGCTGCAGAGACCCCAG gggccggtgaccttcgaggaagtggctgtgtatttcaccagggaagagtgggctctgctggacccaaGAGGGGTGTCATGCAGGAGAA AGATCCTCAGCGTTGTCTTTCGCAGCatgaagaaggaaagagaatggAAG GTGCTGATCATGGACCACCCCAGCACGCGCATCCTCTCGTCGTGCTGCAAGATGTCTGACATCGTGGATGAAGGCATCACGC CCTGTCCTGAGCCTCTGTTCAAGGAGCTGAGGAAGTCACGGATCACCAAGGCCATCAGAACAGTCAAGGAGATCAACATGGCCTTCCTTCCCTACGAGAGCCAG GGACCAACGAGGACTGAGAGgacaagcaggaggaggaggaggaatgggtgGATGTGGCTACAGAGGAGGCTGCTGTCAACATCATCCAAAAGTAGCTCCAGTGCAGAGAA AGGTGCAGGAAGAGGCCCAGCAGCTCATGTTCCTTCACGCCATCCACCCCACATGTCTCGCTGCACAGAGAAAAGGCAGGACACGCTGGAGCCGCACTGGTGCCCTAATATGAAATGA
- the LOC115653287 gene encoding syntaxin-binding protein 2-like isoform X1 produces the protein MVLSMALFCQALQRPQGPVTFEEVAVYFTREEWALLDPRGVSCRRKILSVVFRSMKKEREWKVLIMDHPSTRILSSCCKMSDIVDEGITLVENIDKCQEPNPYLLSLVEKSVQALISDFQGTHTFNYKVAHVFFISPCPEPLFKELRKSRITKAIRTVKEINMAFLPYESQGPTRTERTSRRRRRNGWMWLQRRLLSTSSKSSSSAEKRCRKRPSSSCSFTPSTPHVSLHREKAGHAGAALVP, from the exons ATGGTACTGAGCATGGCCCTGTTCTGCCAGGCGCTGCAGAGACCCCAG gggccggtgaccttcgaggaagtggctgtgtatttcaccagggaagagtgggctctgctggacccaaGAGGGGTGTCATGCAGGAGAA AGATCCTCAGCGTTGTCTTTCGCAGCatgaagaaggaaagagaatggAAG GTGCTGATCATGGACCACCCCAGCACGCGCATCCTCTCGTCGTGCTGCAAGATGTCTGACATCGTGGATGAAGGCATCACGC TTGTGGAAAACATTGATAAGTGCCAGGAGCCAAATCCCTACCTGCTCAGCCTTGTGGAGAAG TCGGTGCAGGCTCTGATCAGTGACTTCCAGGGCACCCACACCTTCAACTACAAGGTGGCTCACGTCTTCTTCATCAGCC CCTGTCCTGAGCCTCTGTTCAAGGAGCTGAGGAAGTCACGGATCACCAAGGCCATCAGAACAGTCAAGGAGATCAACATGGCCTTCCTTCCCTACGAGAGCCAG GGACCAACGAGGACTGAGAGgacaagcaggaggaggaggaggaatgggtgGATGTGGCTACAGAGGAGGCTGCTGTCAACATCATCCAAAAGTAGCTCCAGTGCAGAGAAAAG GTGCAGGAAGAGGCCCAGCAGCTCATGTTCCTTCACGCCATCCACCCCACATGTCTCGCTGCACAGAGAAAAGGCAGGACACGCTGGAGCCGCACTGGTGCCCTAA